In Ruegeria sp. YS9, the genomic window GGTCAGCGCCGACGCACCGCTTGCAGCCATCACGCCTGCAACAGCGACAGCAGCTATGTTTCGTATGAATGTCATGTGCCCACCTTACGATCTAATACTCGTTACAAACCACTCTGTGAAAGAGTAGCACAACAGAATCATATTTACAGATCACGCGCCACATTGACGCCACGTTTTCACCTCAATCAAGGCGAATGACGCCTCAAAGAGCGTCAAAGAGGACACAATCGTTCTACCTGCGCTAATTGTCCGTTTTTTGGAAACAGGTATGTAGATGTAGATACAGGGCACCACCTCAACGATTGAACGCACAACCGGCGTCGCGTGAGGGTTCATTCACGACCGGATCGTACCATTGCTTCGATACCGGCGGCGCAAAAGTCCACCAGACGTTCCATGCCTGATACGTCACCGCCCTGCGACAGGGCTTCGACCCGCCATCCACTGTTGAGATGGGCCAGCATCGCCGAGACCGAATAAACCTGGCCACTTGCCAAAACGGCTGGATCGACATCCGGGTAAAGCTTGGCGATTTCGGTGATGAACAACTGGGCGGTGGGGTCGAAACACTCTGCTGCGATATCGCGCCACCTGGGGTCAACCGATACGTGGGCCACCAACCGCCCATACGCCATCCATCCGGGCCCACCCGTCTCAGCCAGGTCCACATAGGGTCGGATAAAGCTGTCCAGAATGCTGTGAAGCGTCAGCGGAGCAACAGCCCTGGCCCTGTTCAATGCGTCGATCCGAAGCTGCGCCAGCGCGTCCGCGCGCCGCGCGACCGTTCGGTAAAACAACTCCTCCTTGCCACCACCATGATGGTGCACAAGACCAATCTGAACCCCCGCCAGTGCCGCGATGTCCCGGATCGACGCACCTTCGAATCCCCGTTCGGCAAAGACGGTTTCAGCCGCATCCATGATCCGCGCCTTGGTTTCAAGCGATCGCTTGGACGGTGCTCTTTGCCTTGGTTTTTCGATGTTTTTTGGACTCATGAATTTCATCTTGCCTTATTTTGGTCGTTCGTTCAAGTTAAGTATCGCGAACTTCGGGAGGGTTCATGACACAGACGCGCAACGCATTCGCCCTGATCGGGGCGGGGCCGATGGGTTTGGCCGCAGCCAAGGTGCTGAAGGAACAGGGCATCGCCTTTCAGGGGTTCGAATTGCATTCGGATGTGGGCGGTCTGTGGGATATCGATGCCCCCAGATCAACCATGTATGAATCGGCGC contains:
- a CDS encoding TetR/AcrR family transcriptional regulator: MSPKNIEKPRQRAPSKRSLETKARIMDAAETVFAERGFEGASIRDIAALAGVQIGLVHHHGGGKEELFYRTVARRADALAQLRIDALNRARAVAPLTLHSILDSFIRPYVDLAETGGPGWMAYGRLVAHVSVDPRWRDIAAECFDPTAQLFITEIAKLYPDVDPAVLASGQVYSVSAMLAHLNSGWRVEALSQGGDVSGMERLVDFCAAGIEAMVRSGRE